A stretch of Mucilaginibacter terrae DNA encodes these proteins:
- a CDS encoding TonB-dependent receptor — protein sequence MAKYIYLFISISILFNPVFAQNGSIKGQVISATDGPIGFASVNILNKSVGTRTGNNGQYELRNLAPGNYTIVFSSLGYQKQQVPIEVKANGVTTLNASLVKSESRLNDVIVTGVSRATEVRKNPVPVAVMAKKDMDRHVNNNIIDAIIKGVPGVSAVTTGPNVSKPFIRGLGYNRVLTLYDGIRQEGQQWGDEHGIEIDQYGIARAEVVKGPASLSYGSDALAGVINMIPYLPNYENNALKGDYTVDYHTNNGLIGSSLGLAYKHNDWRFTARGTGKLAHNYKNSVDGRVYGTAYNELNLSAMARVDKKWGYTQFAGTLFNNKQEIPDGSRDSLTRRFTRQILDAGDDIKNRPIVPENELKTYKLNPLYQHIQHYRLYSSSQFNVGEGNINVLLGGQQSVRREYNHPTQPSQAGLYVVLNTLNYDVKYNLPQMAGIETSVSVNGMYQTNRSKDATDFPIPDYDLFDIGAFLFAKKSFGPVDVSGGLRLDNRHINWNNFFVADNPQNGFQKRVTGADTVGTYLQFPSFSKRYNGWSGSLGLTYNVSERLLLKANIARGYRAPNITEIGSNGLDPGAHIVYLGNRTFKPEFNIQQDIGVIAYLKDVDLSAELFNNHIYNYIYQARLNDANGQPVVIVPGNSTYQYQQSKASLYGAEVTVNLHPEKLKWFVWNNSLSYVEGLNKNPELLARVGDAAKYLPFIPPLHARSELRVNFQKESKTLAKPYIKLEADAYATQNHFYALDDTETATPGYTLWNAGCGSGFKNKAGKTILDVFLQVDNVFDKAYQSNLNRLKYFEYYQSSPNGRSGIYNIGRNVSLKVIIPL from the coding sequence ATGGCGAAATATATTTACCTATTCATCAGCATATCAATATTATTCAACCCTGTATTTGCTCAAAACGGCAGCATAAAAGGCCAGGTTATATCAGCTACCGATGGGCCTATAGGCTTTGCATCAGTCAATATTTTAAACAAAAGTGTGGGTACCCGAACGGGCAACAACGGGCAATACGAGTTACGCAACCTTGCTCCGGGAAATTATACTATTGTATTCTCTTCATTAGGGTATCAAAAACAACAAGTGCCTATTGAGGTGAAAGCCAATGGCGTAACTACTTTAAATGCAAGCCTCGTAAAAAGCGAGTCGCGGCTGAATGATGTGATAGTTACCGGCGTGAGCCGTGCCACCGAGGTACGTAAAAACCCCGTCCCCGTAGCCGTAATGGCTAAAAAGGATATGGACAGGCACGTGAATAATAATATCATTGATGCTATAATTAAAGGGGTGCCGGGTGTAAGTGCTGTTACCACGGGGCCCAATGTGTCTAAACCATTCATCCGTGGGTTAGGTTACAACCGGGTGCTTACTCTGTACGATGGCATACGCCAGGAAGGCCAGCAGTGGGGTGATGAGCATGGCATAGAGATAGACCAGTACGGCATTGCCCGTGCCGAGGTGGTAAAAGGCCCGGCCAGCTTATCTTATGGATCGGACGCGCTGGCGGGAGTTATTAACATGATACCCTATCTACCCAATTATGAAAACAATGCGCTTAAAGGCGATTACACGGTAGATTATCATACCAATAACGGCCTCATAGGCTCATCATTAGGATTAGCTTACAAGCATAACGACTGGCGTTTTACCGCCCGCGGAACAGGCAAACTGGCGCATAATTACAAAAACAGTGTTGATGGCCGGGTATACGGCACAGCGTATAACGAGCTCAACTTATCGGCCATGGCGCGGGTTGATAAAAAATGGGGCTATACACAGTTTGCAGGTACGCTGTTTAATAACAAGCAGGAAATACCCGACGGTAGTCGCGACTCACTTACCCGCCGTTTTACAAGGCAGATACTGGATGCTGGCGACGATATTAAAAACCGCCCCATCGTTCCTGAAAATGAATTGAAGACCTATAAACTTAATCCGCTTTATCAGCACATACAGCATTACCGCTTGTACAGTAGCAGCCAGTTTAATGTAGGCGAGGGCAATATAAACGTGTTGCTGGGCGGGCAGCAAAGTGTTCGCCGCGAATATAATCACCCTACGCAACCCAGCCAGGCGGGCTTGTATGTGGTTTTGAATACCCTGAATTACGATGTAAAATATAACCTGCCGCAAATGGCCGGTATAGAAACCTCCGTAAGCGTAAACGGCATGTATCAAACCAACCGCAGCAAGGATGCTACCGACTTCCCTATTCCTGATTATGACCTGTTTGATATTGGTGCATTTCTTTTTGCCAAAAAAAGCTTTGGCCCGGTGGATGTGAGCGGCGGATTAAGGCTGGATAACCGCCACATTAACTGGAATAATTTTTTTGTGGCCGATAACCCTCAAAACGGGTTCCAAAAACGGGTTACCGGCGCCGATACGGTGGGGACTTACCTGCAATTTCCATCGTTTAGCAAGCGGTACAATGGCTGGTCGGGCAGTTTGGGTTTAACGTACAATGTGAGCGAACGGCTCTTGCTTAAAGCAAATATTGCCCGCGGCTACCGTGCACCCAACATTACCGAAATTGGCTCGAACGGCCTCGACCCTGGTGCGCACATTGTTTATTTGGGTAACCGCACTTTTAAACCTGAGTTTAACATTCAGCAGGATATTGGTGTGATAGCCTATTTAAAAGACGTTGACCTGAGTGCCGAATTATTTAACAACCACATTTACAATTACATTTACCAGGCACGGCTAAACGATGCCAACGGTCAGCCGGTAGTTATTGTTCCGGGTAACAGCACATACCAGTACCAGCAATCTAAGGCAAGTTTATATGGTGCCGAGGTGACCGTGAACCTGCATCCCGAAAAACTGAAATGGTTTGTATGGAACAACAGCTTATCTTATGTAGAAGGCCTGAACAAAAACCCTGAACTATTAGCCCGTGTGGGCGACGCAGCTAAGTACCTGCCGTTTATCCCGCCGCTGCATGCACGGTCTGAATTACGCGTTAATTTTCAAAAAGAATCAAAAACCCTTGCGAAGCCTTACATTAAACTGGAGGCCGATGCTTACGCTACACAAAATCATTTTTATGCTTTGGATGATACTGAAACAGCAACACCCGGCTATACCTTATGGAATGCAGGCTGCGGATCAGGTTTTAAGAACAAAGCGGGTAAAACTATTCTGGATGTGTTTTTACAGGTAGATAATGTGTTCGATAAGGCCTATCAATCTAACCTGAACAGGTTGAAATACTTTGAATATTATCAGTCGTCACCCAATGGTCGATCGGGCATTTACAATATTGGCAGGAATGTGAGTTTGAAGGTGATTATACCATTATAA
- a CDS encoding metal-dependent transcriptional regulator gives MNTFSEENYLKAIFRLSQMPDNKKISTSAIAEALGNNPASVVDMIRKLTDKQLIEYDKKKGVKLTPQGLKDAIQIVRKHRLWEVFLLEKLEYRWDEIHDIAEELEHIKYHDLAERLEKFLGFPEYDPHGDPIPKSNGKMAKSFSASLADGKIGGTYRVAAVRDTSSEFLKYLHKLEISIGTQIKLIEQIAFDHSLIISINNGEPTTVSSKFGENILIS, from the coding sequence ATGAATACTTTTTCGGAGGAGAATTACCTGAAAGCTATTTTCAGGCTGTCGCAAATGCCTGATAATAAAAAAATATCAACCAGCGCCATTGCCGAGGCATTGGGCAATAACCCGGCATCGGTGGTGGATATGATACGCAAGCTTACCGATAAGCAACTCATTGAGTATGATAAAAAGAAAGGGGTAAAGCTTACGCCGCAGGGGCTTAAAGATGCCATTCAAATTGTGCGCAAGCACCGCCTGTGGGAGGTTTTTTTGCTCGAAAAACTGGAATACCGTTGGGACGAGATACATGATATTGCCGAAGAACTGGAACACATTAAATACCACGACCTGGCCGAAAGGTTGGAGAAATTCCTGGGCTTCCCCGAGTATGACCCGCATGGCGACCCTATACCCAAGTCCAATGGCAAAATGGCCAAATCGTTTTCGGCCTCACTGGCCGATGGTAAGATAGGTGGTACTTACCGTGTAGCTGCCGTGCGCGATACCAGCAGCGAGTTTTTAAAATATCTGCATAAACTGGAGATCAGCATCGGTACGCAAATTAAACTTATCGAGCAAATCGCGTTCGACCATTCGCTCATCATTAGCATTAATAATGGTGAGCCAACCACGGTATCGTCAAAGTTTGGCGAGAATATTTTGATCAGTTAA
- a CDS encoding sulfurtransferase, translated as MKPLIEAVELKELDTYIYTLIDARGFGNSRERYEQGNIEGALYVDLEDLALHPEDAAAGGRHPLPTVEEFAVLIGGLGITPDTHVVVYDDKAAANPAARFWWMLRSIGHQKVQVLNGGLQAAIDAGLNITTEISALPEATIYPLTQGFTGTASISEVEAAAKDSNRIVIDVRETPRYLGQTEPLDLIAGHIPGAINVPYNTNMGADNRYLSPEQLKANYEKAFGDVKPEQVIVHCGSGVTACHTLLALAQAGLPGAKLYVGSWSEWSRRDLPVATENGIIEPGDKFKM; from the coding sequence ATGAAGCCATTAATTGAAGCCGTAGAGTTAAAAGAGTTAGACACGTATATATATACCCTGATAGATGCCCGTGGGTTTGGCAACAGCCGCGAACGCTATGAGCAGGGCAATATTGAAGGCGCACTATATGTGGACCTCGAAGACCTGGCTTTGCACCCCGAAGATGCAGCCGCAGGTGGCCGTCATCCATTACCCACAGTAGAAGAGTTTGCCGTGTTGATAGGTGGGTTGGGCATTACTCCTGATACCCATGTGGTGGTATACGATGATAAAGCAGCAGCCAATCCTGCAGCCCGTTTTTGGTGGATGCTGCGTTCAATAGGGCATCAAAAAGTGCAGGTGCTTAACGGCGGCTTACAGGCAGCCATTGATGCCGGGTTAAATATCACCACCGAAATATCAGCATTGCCTGAAGCTACCATATATCCCCTAACACAAGGATTTACCGGCACGGCAAGCATTAGCGAAGTTGAAGCCGCCGCCAAAGACAGCAATCGTATAGTGATCGACGTGCGCGAAACCCCACGCTATTTAGGCCAAACCGAACCTTTGGATTTGATAGCTGGCCATATTCCGGGTGCTATAAACGTGCCTTATAATACCAATATGGGCGCGGACAACCGCTATCTGTCGCCCGAACAGTTGAAGGCCAACTATGAAAAAGCATTTGGCGATGTTAAGCCCGAACAGGTGATTGTTCATTGTGGTTCGGGTGTTACGGCTTGCCACACCTTGTTGGCCTTAGCGCAGGCCGGTTTACCGGGTGCCAAATTGTACGTAGGCTCGTGGAGCGAATGGTCGCGTCGGGATTTGCCTGTGGCAACCGAGAATGGTATTATTGAGCCGGGCGATAAGTTTAAGATGTAA
- a CDS encoding ClpXP adapter SpxH family protein, with protein METNTNPLLCDPETGICEIPAHENTGQSILIETGTKPLKLLYFTDPICSSCWGIEPQLRKLKLSYGHIIDLEYRMGGLLPDWSYNSGGISKPSDVAHHWDEVSHHYDMPIDGDVWLEDPLDSSYPPSIAFKAAQLQNEKKAINMLRIMREMVFLQKKNIAKWDIIAQAATQAGLDLNKLHDDFNHAGKLSFNEDLDMARSMGVRGFPTMFFTDASGNSERVYGSKPYEVYENAIKKLVPEAVKQDYAKEWQNLFSVYPTLTTREFAELSEISTTYTTVILDELLQQGIIQSYLTKNGPLWSVKR; from the coding sequence ATGGAAACGAATACCAACCCTTTACTATGCGATCCTGAAACCGGGATATGCGAAATTCCGGCTCACGAAAATACCGGCCAATCCATCCTGATCGAAACCGGCACCAAGCCTTTGAAGCTATTGTACTTTACCGACCCTATATGTTCATCGTGCTGGGGAATTGAGCCGCAACTGAGAAAACTCAAACTAAGCTATGGCCATATTATCGATTTAGAATATCGAATGGGCGGGCTTCTGCCCGACTGGAGCTATAACAGTGGAGGCATAAGCAAACCATCAGACGTGGCCCATCACTGGGATGAGGTTAGCCATCATTACGATATGCCCATTGATGGTGATGTATGGCTTGAAGACCCGCTTGATTCATCTTACCCACCATCCATAGCATTTAAAGCCGCCCAGTTACAAAACGAAAAAAAGGCAATAAACATGCTGCGTATTATGCGCGAGATGGTGTTCCTTCAAAAAAAGAACATTGCCAAATGGGACATTATTGCACAGGCAGCTACCCAGGCCGGCTTAGACTTGAACAAACTACACGATGACTTTAACCACGCTGGCAAGCTTTCCTTTAATGAGGATTTAGATATGGCCCGAAGCATGGGTGTAAGAGGATTTCCAACCATGTTTTTCACCGATGCTTCAGGGAACTCTGAACGGGTATATGGTTCGAAACCTTATGAGGTTTACGAGAATGCTATTAAAAAACTTGTCCCGGAGGCGGTTAAGCAAGATTATGCTAAAGAATGGCAAAACTTGTTTAGCGTTTATCCTACCTTAACCACAAGAGAGTTTGCCGAATTAAGCGAGATAAGTACAACCTATACCACAGTTATTTTAGACGAGCTATTGCAGCAAGGTATTATTCAAAGCTATCTAACTAAAAACGGTCCTTTATGGAGTGTAAAGCGGTAA
- a CDS encoding acetyl-CoA carboxylase carboxyltransferase subunit alpha encodes MKITFDFEKPLSDLQTQIEKIRQVEEKTKVDMSATLNELQDKFEEAKKTIYTRLSGWQKVQISRHPDRPYTLQYIELMCDDFIELHGDRNMGDDKAIIGGWGSIGGQTVMIIGHQKGKNTKDRQYRNFGMANPEGYRKALRLMKMAEKFGKPVISLIDTPGAFPGLEAEERGQGEAIARNIMEMSVLKVPVICVIIGEGASGGAIGIGIGDKVYMLEHTWYSVISPESCSSILWRTWDYKERAADALKLTSSEMFKNKLIDGIIKEPLGGAHQDPIAMASTLKKQLVKDLKTLKDRNIDELVAERIDKFCSMGVVIDDEPEPVPAPTGNEEL; translated from the coding sequence ATGAAAATTACGTTTGATTTTGAGAAGCCGCTTTCTGACCTGCAAACGCAGATCGAAAAGATAAGACAAGTTGAGGAAAAGACCAAGGTTGATATGTCGGCTACGTTGAACGAGTTGCAGGACAAGTTTGAAGAGGCCAAAAAAACTATATATACCCGCCTGAGCGGATGGCAAAAAGTGCAAATTTCGCGCCACCCCGATCGTCCGTACACCTTACAGTATATTGAGCTGATGTGTGACGATTTTATTGAGCTGCACGGCGACCGTAACATGGGCGATGATAAAGCCATCATAGGCGGCTGGGGTTCAATTGGCGGACAAACTGTGATGATTATTGGTCACCAAAAGGGTAAAAATACTAAAGACAGGCAATACCGCAACTTTGGTATGGCCAACCCCGAAGGTTACCGTAAAGCTTTGAGGCTCATGAAAATGGCCGAAAAGTTTGGTAAACCTGTTATCTCTTTGATTGATACTCCCGGAGCATTCCCTGGCTTAGAGGCCGAGGAACGCGGACAAGGAGAGGCTATTGCCCGTAACATTATGGAAATGTCGGTGTTAAAAGTGCCGGTTATTTGTGTAATTATTGGTGAGGGTGCATCGGGTGGTGCTATTGGTATTGGCATTGGCGATAAGGTGTATATGCTCGAACATACCTGGTACTCAGTTATCTCGCCCGAGTCATGCTCGTCTATCCTGTGGCGTACCTGGGATTATAAAGAGCGTGCTGCCGACGCACTTAAACTTACATCAAGCGAGATGTTTAAGAACAAGCTTATTGACGGCATTATTAAGGAACCCCTTGGCGGCGCCCATCAAGACCCGATTGCCATGGCATCAACCCTTAAAAAGCAATTGGTGAAAGACCTGAAAACCCTTAAAGATCGCAACATTGATGAACTGGTAGCGGAGCGTATTGACAAATTCTGCTCGATGGGTGTAGTTATTGACGACGAACCAGAGCCAGTACCGGCACCAACCGGCAACGAGGAATTATAA
- a CDS encoding type II toxin-antitoxin system RelE/ParE family toxin: protein MFLPKALQELADAWECYEDRQAGLGDRFELHVLKKVNTILRNPEHYERKKNQYREARVDTFPYLIIYKIDKEKYQVLVISVFHTSRSIARKV from the coding sequence ATTTTTTTACCGAAAGCTTTACAGGAGTTAGCGGATGCCTGGGAGTGTTATGAAGACAGGCAAGCTGGCTTAGGAGATAGATTTGAACTCCACGTATTAAAAAAAGTTAATACGATATTACGAAACCCCGAACATTACGAGCGCAAGAAAAATCAGTATCGCGAAGCTAGAGTAGATACTTTTCCTTATCTCATTATTTATAAAATAGATAAGGAAAAGTATCAGGTTCTGGTAATTTCGGTTTTTCATACCAGTCGTAGCATTGCTCGGAAGGTTTAA
- a CDS encoding acetate/propionate family kinase has translation MNIFVVNSGSSSIKYQLFKMPTNTPVCSGLVERIGLSNPTITHKVFIDGEEKVIKLTPEELPDHEAGLKEVNKLLTEGELAVIQNPADIQIVGHRIVHGGERFTTTTIIDAKVKEELKGTFQLAPLHNPASYLGIEVAEKIFVKATQIGVFDTAFHQTLPPKAFRFAIPNSYYTDFNIRTYGFHGTSHKYVTEQAAEYLGKAESKFISIHLGNGCSMAAVSNGQSVDTSMGFGPLSGLIMGTRSGDIDATVVFYLVNQLGYDIEQVSNLFNKRSGMLGLTGYSDMRDITAAIEQGDEQAKLAYDLYAYRIKKYIGSYTAVLNGLDAIIFTAGVGENDALIRELICTDLQYLGIELDKAVNSTRAKGIREISAANSRVKVLIVPTNEELEIAQQCYEIEE, from the coding sequence ATGAACATTTTCGTAGTCAATTCGGGCAGCAGCTCTATCAAATATCAATTGTTTAAAATGCCAACCAATACGCCCGTATGCAGCGGATTGGTGGAGCGCATTGGCTTGAGCAACCCAACCATTACCCACAAGGTTTTTATTGATGGCGAGGAAAAGGTAATTAAACTTACGCCCGAAGAACTGCCCGACCACGAGGCCGGACTAAAAGAAGTAAACAAGTTACTTACCGAAGGCGAACTGGCCGTAATACAAAACCCGGCCGATATACAAATTGTGGGTCACCGCATTGTGCATGGCGGCGAGCGTTTTACCACCACCACCATTATTGATGCTAAGGTTAAAGAAGAACTGAAAGGGACTTTCCAGTTGGCGCCGCTGCATAATCCGGCAAGTTACTTAGGTATTGAGGTTGCCGAAAAGATATTTGTTAAAGCCACGCAAATTGGCGTGTTTGATACTGCTTTTCACCAAACTTTACCGCCAAAGGCATTCCGTTTTGCTATACCTAACTCCTACTATACCGATTTTAATATCCGCACATACGGCTTTCATGGCACCAGCCATAAATATGTAACTGAGCAGGCGGCTGAATATTTAGGTAAGGCCGAAAGCAAGTTCATCAGCATACACCTGGGCAACGGTTGCAGTATGGCTGCGGTAAGCAACGGCCAATCGGTTGATACCAGTATGGGGTTTGGTCCGCTGAGCGGGTTAATTATGGGTACCCGTTCGGGCGATATTGATGCCACTGTTGTGTTTTACCTGGTTAACCAGTTGGGTTATGATATTGAACAGGTGAGCAACCTGTTTAACAAACGCAGCGGCATGCTGGGCCTCACCGGTTACAGTGATATGCGCGACATTACTGCCGCCATTGAGCAAGGCGATGAACAAGCCAAATTAGCTTACGACCTGTATGCCTACCGCATCAAAAAATACATTGGCTCATACACCGCCGTTTTAAACGGACTGGATGCCATCATCTTCACCGCCGGTGTAGGAGAAAACGATGCCCTGATACGGGAACTCATTTGTACCGATTTACAATATTTAGGCATCGAACTTGATAAAGCTGTAAACAGCACCCGCGCAAAAGGCATACGCGAGATCAGTGCGGCAAATTCGAGGGTTAAAGTTTTAATTGTGCCTACCAATGAGGAGTTAGAGATCGCGCAGCAGTGTTATGAGATAGAGGAATAA